One Neoarius graeffei isolate fNeoGra1 chromosome 16, fNeoGra1.pri, whole genome shotgun sequence DNA segment encodes these proteins:
- the vps28 gene encoding vacuolar protein sorting-associated protein 28 homolog has protein sequence MFHGIPASGGMGGAPANKPELYEEVKLYKNAREREKYDNMAELFAVVKTLQALEKAYIKDCVTPNEYTGACSRLLVQYKAAFKQVQASDVGSIDDFCRKYRLDCPLAMERIKEDRPITIKDDKGNLNRCIADIVSLFITVMDKLRLEIRAMDEIQPDLRELMETMNRMSNMPPDSEAKDKVNLWLTTLSSMSASDELDDSQVRQMLFDLESAYNAFNRFLHSS, from the exons ATGTTTCATGGAATACCTGCTTCAGGAGGGATGGGAGGCG CTCCAGCCAATAAGCCTGAATTGTATGAG GAAGTGAAACTGTACAAAAACGCCAGGGAACGGGAAAA GTATGACAACATGGCTGAGCTGTTCGCTGTGGTAAAGACCCTCCAAGCGTTAGAGAAAGCGTACATTAAGGACTGCGTGACTCCCAATGA GTACACGGGCGCCTGCTCCAGATTGCTTGTGCAGTACAAAGCTGCTTTCAAACAGGTCCAGGCATCAGATGTTGGCTCAATCGATGACTTTTGTAGGAAATACAGG CTCGACTGTCCACTAGCGATGGAGAGAATAAAAGAAGACCGCCCAATCACCATAAAGGATGACAAGGGCAATCTGAATCGCTGCATTGCGGATATTGTATCT CTCTTCATCACGGTCATGGATAAACTGAGGCTGGAGATTCGAGCCATGGATGAG ATCCAGCCAGACCTTCGGGAACTGATGGAGACGATGAACAGAATGAGCAACATGCCACCAGATTCAGAGGCCAAAGACAAAGTCAATCTTTG GTTGACTACACTGAGCAGCATGTCTGCCTCTGATGAGCTGGATGACTCCCAAGTTCGCCAGATGCTttttgacctggagtctgcctacAATGCCTTCAACCGGTTCTTACACTCGTCCTAA
- the LOC132900064 gene encoding zinc finger protein 862-like: MLGHLKMSSRGTKRKKAKECPGQKKMTSFFGHKADKDVSNSEVATIERSVHADRSGSTLKDASTERFDGGAESATNEDQVSCSDESTECSMEKQNEKRAKFLEKFKPKKKNSGHLVGYQEAWEKGYPWLYPVNNKTGMMCRICKRHNQRQQNGEYIWSKIPCTSLRVDKARNHAKSKQHRTAQATENARIAAEMNGGIGQAMANTVSLNQEAVKAALKVVYHLAKKEIPHHTNFKDLVKFATTELGCEVFNRLNVGGNATYTSSKVVDEFLSVLGTQLEEDQLTTIRGSPFLGLMCDETVDISTTNELVLYCRCINGDGKFQANFLKVVALKDGKADTVKAALSHYMEENDLSIQKVAGFGSDGAACMIGNRSGVATQLKEDNAKIVSIHCIAHRLALAVGQAGNKVKYIGNVFKPNLMSLYLYYNGSAVRSEGLKEIQNILQDMELKLNQAKDVRWLSHDAATKALYRSLRSVLVHLHQETGKGVAMAKALWSWLHAYKTIATLYLLCDVLPHLSALSKCFQQKKLDLTEIHKAVETKKQVMQLARDQPLEGGRLADLDVDLGPGGRLDGLDILVSDRQREEFAHVRSAFIDNLVENLEERFPQMELLAAFGVLDPGCLPDSMTGEYGWAEMDKLSTFYSDGHSPIDREELRDEWIAFRQHLGSYRQKSPKDMCQVLSANPTLACQYPNIASLYVRMVVIPVHTADCERAFSTLKRVKTRLRSTLTNTNLNHLLRIRIEGPAIDSFDFDKALMRWGSLRNRRLLL, from the exons atgcttgggcatttaaagatgtcatcccgcggcacaaaACGGAAGAAAGCTAAAgaatgtccggggcagaagaagatgacTTCTTTTTTCGGTCACAAAGCAGATAAAGATGTTTCCAATAGCGAGGTCGCGACAATCGAGAGATCGGTCCATGCCGACAGGTCCGGGTCCACATTGAAGGACGCGTCAACCGAGCGCTTTGACGGCGGCGCAGAATCAGCGACGAATGAAGACCAGGTGTCTTGTTCGGATGAAAGCACCGAGTGTTCAATGGAGAAGCAAAATGAGAAAAGGGCCAAGTTCCTGGAAAAGTTCAA GCCCAAGAAAAAGAACTCAGGACATCTGGTTGGATACCAGGAGGCATGGGAGAAGGGATACCCCTGGCTTTATCCTGTCAACAATAAAACAGGGATGATGTGCCGCATTTGTAAGCGGCACAACCAGCGCCAACAAAATGGGGAATATATCTGGAGCAAGATTCCCTGCACCAGCTTGCGGGTTGACAAGGCGCGGAATCATGCAAAATCCAAACAACATCGAACGGCGCAGGCGACAGAAAACGCCCGCATTGCCGCAGAGATGAATGGAGGCATTGGCCAAGCCATGGCAAACACT GTTTCCTTGAATCAAGAAGCCGTGAAGGCGGCACTGAAGGTGGTCTATCACCTAGCAAAAAAGGAAATACCTCACCACACCAATTTCAAGGACTTGGTGAAGTTTGCGACCACCGAGTTAG GTTGTGAGGTGTTCAACCGGCTGAATGTTGGTGGAAATGCCACATACACCAGCAGCAAAGTTGTAGATGAATTCTTGAGTGTCCTTGGCACTCAGTTGGAGGAGGACCAGCTGACCACCATCAGAGGCAGCCCATTCCTGGGACTGATGTGCGACGAAACGGTGGACATCTCGACAACCAATGAGCTGGTCCTATACTGCAG GTGTATCAATGGTGATGGCAAGTTTCAAGCCAACTTTCTGAAGGTTGTGGCGTTAAAAGATGGAAAGGCCGACACTGTCAAAGCTGCCCTCAGTCACTACATGGAGGAAAATGATCTGTCCATCCAGAAGGTGGCTGGTTTTGGCTCAGATGGAGCAGCATGTATGATAG GAAATCGAAGTGGTGTTGCCACACAGCTTAAGGAGGACAATGCAAAGATAGTAAGTATCCACTGCATTGCACACAGACTGGCCCTTGCCGTCGGACAAGCTGGTAACAAGGTGAAATACATTGGCAACGTCTTCAAGCCGAACCTCATGAGCCTGTACCTCTACTACAACGGCAGTGCAGTTCGATCGGAAGGCCTGAAAGAGATACAG AACATCCTCCAGGACATGGAGTTGAAGTTGAACCAAGCAAAGGACGTGAGGTGGCTGTCCCATGATGCTGCGACAAAAGCCCTTTATAGATCACTGCGTAGCGTTCTGGTACATCTCCATCAGGAGACAGGTAAGGGGGTTGCTATGGCCAAAGCTCTCTGGAGCTGGCTACATGCGTACAAGACCATAGCAACCCTCTACCTGCTGTGTGATGTTCTTCCTCATCTGTCAGCCCTCAGCAAGTGTTTCCAGCAAAAAAAGCTTGACCTGACAGAAATCCACAAGGCAGTGGAGACAAAAAAGCAAGTGATGCAGCTGGCCAGGGATCAGCCACTTGAAGGTGGACGGCTGGCCGACCTGGATGTGGACCTGGGCCCAGGGGGACGGCTGGATGGTCTAGACATCCTAGTCTCTGACCGGCAGCGGGAGGAATTTGCACATGTTCGAAGTGCTTTCATCGACAATCTTGTAGAGAACCTGGAGGAGCGGTTCCCCCAAATGGAACTCCTGGCAGCATTTGGTGTGCTGGACCCTGGCTGCCTACCAGACTCCATGACTGGAGAGTACGGATGGGCGGAGATGGACAAGCTGTCCACCTTCTACTCAGATGGCCATTCCCCCATTGACAGGGAAGAACTTCGGGATGAATGGATTGCCTTCAGACAGCACCTGGGCAGTTACCGTCAGAAGTCACCAAAGGACATGTGCCAGGTGCTATCTGCCAACCCAACACTAGCCTGCCAATATCCAAACATAGCCTCCCTCTATGTCAGAATGGTGGTTATCCCTGTGCATACAGCTGACTGTGAGAGGGCCTTCTCCACTCTCAAAAGGGTAAAAACAAGGCTGAGGTCCACACTGACAAACACCAACCTTAACCATCTCCTCCGGATCAGGATTGAGGGGCCTGCCATCGACAGCTTTGACTTTGACAAGGCATTGATGCGTTGGGGCAGCCTAAGGAACAGGCGACTGTTGTTGTAA